From a single Alloactinosynnema sp. L-07 genomic region:
- a CDS encoding class I SAM-dependent DNA methyltransferase, whose product MPPRKRQDSSAPSTMKELKDTLWKAADKLRGSLSAGQYKDVILGLVFLKYVSDAFDERQEQLRDDLAAEGMDDEQIAELINDPDEYQGAGVFLVPDRAHWSFLAANAKGLEEDGRFKNIGELINEAMVALAEVNPALKGALPRLYNREGVDKRRLGELLDLFNSAKFSRQGEHKARDLMGEVYEYFLGNFARAEGKRGGEFFTPPSVVRVIVEVLEPSSGRVYDPCCGSGGMFVQTEKFIYAHDGDPTDVAVYGQELNEETWRIAKMNLAIHGIGNDNVGATWGDTFARDQHPDVKMDFVMANPPFNIKDWARNTEDKRWIYGVPPVNNANYAWIQHILSKLLPGGSAGVVMANGSMSSNSNGEGDIRGRIVEADLVSCMVALPTQLFRSTGIPVCLWFFAKDKKAGKQGAVDRSGEVLFIDARELGYMVDRAERALSDEDIARIADTFHAWRGTRSAATKGLTYEDVPGYCKSVGLEDIKAADYALTPGRYVGAAEVEDDGEPIGQKIERLTKELLSAFDESARLEKVVREQLERIDG is encoded by the coding sequence ATGCCACCTCGCAAGAGGCAGGATTCGTCGGCGCCGTCGACGATGAAGGAACTGAAGGACACGTTGTGGAAGGCCGCCGACAAGCTGCGCGGGTCCCTCTCGGCGGGCCAGTACAAGGACGTGATCCTCGGCCTGGTGTTCCTCAAGTACGTCTCGGACGCCTTCGATGAGCGCCAGGAGCAGCTTCGCGACGACCTGGCCGCCGAGGGCATGGACGACGAGCAAATCGCCGAGCTGATCAACGACCCGGACGAGTACCAGGGTGCCGGGGTGTTCCTGGTGCCGGACAGGGCGCATTGGTCCTTCCTCGCCGCGAACGCGAAGGGGCTGGAGGAGGACGGCAGGTTCAAGAACATCGGCGAGCTCATCAACGAGGCGATGGTCGCGCTCGCGGAGGTGAACCCCGCTCTCAAAGGTGCTCTGCCCCGCCTCTACAACAGGGAAGGCGTTGACAAGCGCAGGCTTGGTGAGCTGCTGGACTTGTTCAACAGCGCCAAGTTCAGCAGGCAGGGTGAGCATAAGGCGCGCGACCTCATGGGGGAGGTCTACGAGTACTTCCTGGGCAACTTCGCGCGCGCGGAAGGAAAGCGGGGCGGGGAGTTCTTCACGCCGCCGAGTGTGGTCCGGGTGATCGTGGAGGTGCTGGAGCCGTCGAGTGGGCGGGTATACGACCCGTGCTGTGGGTCGGGCGGCATGTTCGTGCAGACGGAGAAGTTCATCTACGCGCACGACGGCGATCCGACGGACGTCGCCGTCTACGGCCAGGAACTCAACGAGGAGACCTGGCGGATCGCGAAGATGAACCTGGCGATCCACGGCATCGGCAACGACAACGTGGGTGCCACCTGGGGTGACACGTTCGCGCGGGACCAGCACCCGGACGTGAAGATGGACTTCGTGATGGCGAACCCTCCGTTCAACATCAAGGACTGGGCCCGCAACACCGAGGACAAGCGGTGGATCTATGGTGTGCCGCCGGTCAACAACGCGAACTATGCGTGGATCCAGCACATCCTGTCGAAGCTGCTGCCTGGCGGTAGTGCGGGTGTGGTGATGGCCAACGGTTCGATGTCCTCGAACTCGAACGGCGAGGGGGACATCCGGGGTCGGATCGTGGAGGCGGACCTGGTGTCGTGCATGGTGGCGCTGCCGACGCAGTTGTTCAGGAGTACCGGGATTCCGGTGTGCCTGTGGTTCTTCGCCAAGGACAAGAAGGCGGGGAAGCAGGGGGCGGTGGACCGGTCCGGTGAGGTGCTGTTCATCGACGCTCGCGAACTCGGCTACATGGTCGACCGCGCGGAACGCGCACTGTCCGATGAGGACATCGCGAGGATCGCCGACACTTTCCATGCGTGGCGGGGAACAAGGTCGGCAGCGACCAAGGGCCTGACGTATGAGGACGTTCCGGGCTACTGCAAGTCGGTCGGCCTAGAAGACATCAAGGCCGCCGATTACGCCCTGACCCCGGGCCGCTACGTCGGCGCCGCCGAGGTCGAGGACGACGGAGAGCCGATCGGCCAGAAGATCGAACGCCTCACCAAGGAACTGCTGTCTGCTTTCGACGAGTCGGCCAGGCTGGAAAAGGTCGTCCGCGAACAGTTGGAGCGCATCGATGGCTGA
- a CDS encoding restriction endonuclease subunit S codes for MAEGTVDGWTVSTIAQIAAPDKRAISIGPFGSSLKSDMYSVSGVPIIRGQDIGDGKLVGAADRVYVPESVAARFPACIVRCGDLVFPHRGAIGRVGIIGDENYLLSSSMMKVTCDAGIVDPLYVFYYFRGPGKNELLARASTVGTPGIGQPLQSLRGIQITFPGLVAQRAIAEVLGALDDKIVANDRLISAAEVSMITLAESTTRVVALGDIAAQSTASLKPEVFPSIVAHFSLPAFDDNGLPEVIDGALIKSNKFRLSRPCVLLSKLNPRIPRVWDVVDVNHVMSLASTEFVVLEPRNFSTSVLWALLRQSSFEVTLQGLVAGTSGSHQRVRPAEMLRIQVGDPASLGGRARSIVTHLGAVCHQHRLESARLAAARDELLPLLMSGKVRVRDAERLVEGVV; via the coding sequence ATGGCTGAGGGAACTGTGGACGGCTGGACGGTATCGACCATTGCTCAGATCGCCGCACCTGATAAGCGAGCGATTTCGATCGGGCCCTTCGGGTCATCCCTGAAGTCCGACATGTACTCCGTGTCAGGAGTTCCGATTATTCGAGGGCAAGACATTGGTGACGGTAAACTAGTCGGCGCCGCAGATCGAGTGTATGTCCCCGAGTCTGTTGCGGCTCGATTTCCTGCGTGTATTGTCCGTTGTGGAGACCTCGTGTTCCCTCATCGTGGCGCGATCGGCAGGGTTGGGATTATCGGCGACGAGAATTACCTCCTGTCGTCTAGCATGATGAAGGTGACATGCGATGCGGGAATTGTTGACCCCCTGTATGTCTTCTATTACTTCCGTGGTCCCGGTAAGAATGAACTATTGGCGCGAGCCTCGACTGTTGGAACTCCCGGTATCGGGCAGCCGCTCCAATCGCTCAGAGGGATTCAAATCACCTTCCCGGGCCTAGTGGCGCAGCGGGCGATTGCGGAGGTGTTGGGGGCGCTCGACGACAAGATCGTCGCCAACGATCGCCTTATTTCTGCCGCCGAGGTATCGATGATCACCCTCGCGGAGTCCACAACCCGTGTCGTTGCGTTGGGTGATATCGCAGCACAGTCGACGGCTTCGCTCAAGCCTGAGGTCTTTCCGTCCATTGTGGCGCATTTCAGCTTGCCTGCGTTTGACGACAACGGCCTGCCGGAAGTGATTGATGGCGCACTCATTAAGAGTAACAAATTTCGACTCAGTCGGCCGTGTGTTCTATTGTCCAAGTTGAATCCACGTATTCCGCGGGTGTGGGATGTGGTTGATGTCAACCACGTCATGTCGCTGGCATCTACAGAGTTTGTTGTTCTGGAACCGCGCAATTTCAGCACGTCTGTACTGTGGGCGCTGCTCCGACAGTCGTCCTTCGAGGTGACGTTGCAAGGCCTTGTCGCTGGGACATCTGGTAGTCATCAGCGTGTAAGGCCTGCCGAGATGTTGCGAATCCAAGTGGGCGATCCTGCGAGTCTTGGTGGACGTGCGCGTTCCATTGTCACGCACCTTGGGGCGGTATGTCACCAGCACCGCTTGGAGTCGGCGCGGTTGGCGGCGGCGCGGGATGAGTTGTTGCCGTTGTTGATGTCGGGGAAGGTTCGGGTCAGGGACGCGGAAAGACTTGTGGAGGGGGTTGTGTGA
- a CDS encoding type I restriction endonuclease subunit R, whose product MSEDEWETIALEALSELDWEPLRGPDIAPGAPNGRESWQDLVLPARLQAKMRELNPLVPPEYLDQARAEILAPRSQDPVAENYRLHAILVNGYQGVTYVDGDGIEQNPTIRLVSPREPDNEFLAVRQVTVRTREVERRFDVVLYVNGLPMAIMELKKASAKAGIAAAHAQLATYLREFPMAFRFALLTVISDGILARYGTPFTPFNHFSPWNIDDDGKPVELREPEGDDHLHTPLEYLIEGVFNRQRFLQLQRNYTAFDQDEGGYTKRIAKPHQYFAVSKALECTVQAVESHGKAGVVWHTQGSGKSMEMELYAHRVGKEPKLRNPTIIVVTDRKELDDQLFNGFQRSLLLPETPEKIITRADLRAKLSERNTGGILFTTLQKFSLTKQEKEAGRDHPLLSDRRNIIVVVDEAHRSHYDDLNGYARHLKDALPHATLIAFTGTPVSLAERNTREVFGDYIDIYDLTRAVNDEATVRVYFEPRLIEVTSTISDEDLDQAADEATLGLDESERARIEKSVAVINAVYGAPERLRTLAADIVAHWESRRDEMVKYLEMPGRAFIVCGTREICAKLYKEIIALRPDWHDEAIDKGKIKVVYSGDRTDEPPVSDHVRREGLNKSIQARIRKETGDDPLELVIVKDMMLTGFDAPPLHTLYLDRPLKGALLMQTLARVNRTFRGKPNGLLVAYAPLAENLSAALAEYTDTDQVNKPVGRDTDEEVAIVNALITRLDKLSEGYHWRKKLDGGPRSYVNAAIGLTNHLRSPDTPGNKAAEGEKPLRESFREYASQLGRAWSLCSKKDAVEHLRAPAKFYEQVLIYMGKFDAAQRQAEGKPVPEEIQRLLSALVASATATGEVIDIYAAAGMPKPSLTDIGPEYLAKAQAATHPHLAIEALRALLTEESAKVSRHNLVRQRAFSERIAELMRRYTNQQLTSAEVIAELVALAKEIADERDRGKKFDPPLSEDELAFYDAVSDNESAVTVQGEDVLAKIARELLAVMRRDVKTDWTVRDDVRAKLRSSIKRLLVRYRYPPDKQPAAIKLVIEQMEAMAPRYAA is encoded by the coding sequence GTGAGCGAGGACGAGTGGGAGACCATCGCCCTGGAAGCACTGTCCGAATTGGATTGGGAGCCGTTGCGGGGGCCGGATATCGCCCCCGGCGCTCCGAACGGCCGCGAATCGTGGCAGGACCTTGTCCTTCCCGCCCGCCTCCAGGCCAAGATGCGCGAACTCAACCCGCTTGTTCCACCCGAGTACCTCGACCAGGCCCGCGCCGAGATCCTCGCCCCCAGATCCCAGGACCCGGTGGCCGAGAACTATCGGCTGCACGCCATCCTGGTCAACGGCTACCAGGGCGTCACCTACGTCGACGGCGACGGCATCGAGCAGAACCCGACGATCCGCTTAGTCAGCCCCCGCGAACCGGACAACGAGTTCCTCGCCGTTCGTCAGGTCACGGTCCGCACCCGTGAGGTCGAGCGGCGGTTCGACGTCGTCCTCTACGTCAACGGCCTGCCCATGGCGATCATGGAGTTGAAGAAGGCCAGCGCGAAAGCGGGCATCGCCGCCGCTCACGCCCAGCTCGCCACCTACCTGCGCGAGTTCCCCATGGCGTTCCGGTTCGCGCTGCTGACAGTGATCTCCGACGGCATCCTCGCCCGATATGGCACGCCTTTCACCCCGTTCAACCACTTCTCGCCCTGGAACATCGACGACGACGGCAAACCGGTCGAACTGCGCGAACCCGAGGGCGACGATCACCTCCACACCCCCCTGGAATACCTGATCGAGGGTGTGTTCAACCGTCAGCGCTTCCTTCAACTCCAGCGCAACTACACCGCATTCGACCAGGACGAAGGCGGCTACACCAAACGCATCGCCAAGCCGCATCAGTATTTCGCCGTCAGCAAAGCGCTGGAATGCACGGTTCAGGCCGTGGAGAGCCACGGCAAAGCCGGGGTCGTCTGGCACACCCAAGGGTCCGGCAAGTCGATGGAGATGGAGCTCTACGCCCACCGCGTCGGCAAGGAACCCAAGCTCAGGAACCCGACGATCATCGTCGTCACCGACCGCAAGGAACTCGACGACCAGCTGTTCAACGGCTTCCAGCGGTCGCTGCTGCTGCCCGAAACGCCCGAGAAGATCATCACTCGTGCCGATCTGCGCGCCAAGCTGTCCGAGCGCAACACCGGCGGCATCCTGTTCACCACGTTGCAAAAGTTCAGCCTCACCAAGCAGGAAAAGGAAGCGGGCCGTGACCACCCGCTGCTGTCCGACCGCCGCAACATCATCGTCGTGGTCGATGAGGCGCACCGCTCGCACTACGACGACCTCAACGGCTACGCCCGCCACCTCAAAGACGCGCTCCCGCACGCGACGCTCATCGCCTTCACCGGCACCCCGGTCTCGCTGGCCGAGCGCAACACCCGCGAGGTCTTTGGCGACTACATCGACATCTACGACCTGACCCGCGCGGTCAACGACGAAGCAACCGTTCGGGTCTACTTCGAGCCGCGCCTGATCGAGGTCACGAGCACGATCAGCGACGAAGACCTCGACCAGGCCGCCGACGAAGCCACCCTCGGCCTCGACGAGTCCGAGCGCGCCCGCATCGAGAAGTCCGTCGCCGTGATCAACGCCGTCTACGGCGCCCCCGAACGTCTGCGGACCCTCGCGGCCGACATCGTCGCCCACTGGGAGTCCCGCCGCGACGAGATGGTCAAGTACCTGGAGATGCCCGGCCGCGCGTTCATCGTCTGCGGCACCAGGGAAATCTGCGCCAAGCTCTACAAAGAGATCATTGCGCTCCGTCCCGACTGGCACGACGAAGCCATCGACAAGGGCAAGATCAAGGTCGTCTACTCCGGTGACCGGACCGACGAACCACCGGTGTCCGATCACGTCCGCCGCGAAGGACTGAACAAGTCCATCCAGGCGCGCATCCGGAAGGAGACCGGCGACGACCCGCTGGAACTGGTGATCGTCAAAGACATGATGCTCACCGGCTTCGACGCTCCGCCCCTGCACACCCTCTACCTCGACCGCCCGCTCAAGGGCGCACTGCTGATGCAGACGCTTGCCCGGGTGAACCGGACCTTCCGGGGCAAGCCCAACGGCCTACTGGTCGCCTACGCCCCCCTCGCCGAGAACCTGAGCGCCGCCCTCGCCGAATACACCGACACCGACCAGGTGAACAAGCCGGTCGGCCGCGACACCGACGAGGAAGTCGCGATCGTCAACGCCCTGATCACCCGCCTCGACAAACTGTCCGAGGGCTACCACTGGCGCAAGAAGCTCGACGGCGGCCCCCGGTCATACGTCAATGCGGCCATCGGCCTGACCAACCATTTGCGATCCCCCGACACCCCCGGCAACAAGGCGGCCGAGGGGGAGAAGCCATTGCGGGAGAGCTTTCGTGAGTACGCCAGCCAGCTTGGCCGCGCCTGGTCGCTATGCTCCAAAAAGGATGCTGTCGAGCACCTGCGCGCACCGGCGAAGTTCTACGAGCAAGTCCTCATCTACATGGGCAAGTTCGACGCCGCGCAGCGGCAGGCCGAGGGTAAGCCGGTGCCCGAGGAGATCCAGCGGCTGCTGTCCGCCCTGGTCGCCTCCGCGACCGCGACCGGCGAAGTGATCGACATCTACGCGGCGGCCGGGATGCCCAAGCCGTCGCTGACCGACATCGGTCCCGAGTACCTCGCCAAGGCGCAGGCCGCCACGCACCCGCACTTGGCTATCGAGGCGCTGCGGGCACTGCTGACCGAGGAGTCGGCGAAGGTCAGCCGCCACAACTTGGTCCGGCAGCGCGCGTTCTCCGAACGAATCGCCGAGCTGATGCGTCGCTACACCAACCAGCAACTCACCTCCGCCGAAGTGATCGCCGAACTCGTGGCGCTCGCCAAGGAGATCGCCGACGAACGTGACCGCGGCAAGAAGTTCGACCCGCCGCTGTCCGAGGACGAACTCGCCTTCTACGACGCGGTCTCCGACAACGAGTCAGCCGTCACCGTGCAGGGTGAGGACGTGCTCGCCAAGATCGCCCGCGAACTCCTGGCGGTCATGCGCCGCGACGTGAAAACCGACTGGACCGTCCGCGACGACGTTCGGGCCAAACTCCGGTCCTCCATCAAGCGGCTGCTGGTCAGATACCGGTACCCGCCGGACAAGCAGCCTGCCGCGATCAAGCTGGTCATCGAGCAGATGGAGGCCATGGCCCCCCGCTATGCGGCCTGA
- a CDS encoding helix-turn-helix transcriptional regulator, translating into MATPTRAKVRLGKYLAELRNRTGITLVMAAQQLKTSDGTISRYESGHVLPVWATVLTLLNLYEVSAKDRKIASDLWDSAHDEPPSIRLPGGTPKAFRRLVNAEREAPAARHIETSIIPGLLQTESYARALMASGRSIQLPDLKVDTVITNRLARQQRLIGADPLSLHVLLDEAAVVREVGGVDVLREQLAFLLVAAARPNIVLQIIPFGAGAYGSMAGSCVVLDYPFDETPGVYVEYPAGGAWVDNEDDVQRFTTMFDEVAKLALSPAKSTDLVRKRIKALENP; encoded by the coding sequence ATGGCGACTCCCACGCGCGCGAAAGTACGGCTCGGCAAGTACCTGGCGGAGCTGCGCAACCGCACCGGCATAACGCTGGTGATGGCGGCGCAACAGCTGAAGACGTCGGACGGCACGATCAGCCGGTATGAGTCCGGCCATGTCCTTCCCGTCTGGGCGACCGTGCTGACCTTGCTGAACCTCTACGAGGTCAGCGCCAAGGATCGCAAGATCGCGTCGGACCTGTGGGACAGCGCCCACGACGAACCACCGTCGATCCGCCTCCCCGGTGGCACTCCGAAAGCGTTCCGCCGCCTCGTCAACGCCGAACGTGAAGCTCCTGCCGCACGGCACATCGAGACGTCGATTATTCCCGGCCTGCTACAAACCGAGAGCTACGCTCGGGCGTTGATGGCATCGGGCCGTTCGATCCAACTGCCGGACCTGAAGGTCGACACCGTGATCACAAACCGGCTGGCCAGGCAACAGCGCCTGATCGGGGCTGACCCACTCTCGCTGCATGTGCTGCTCGATGAGGCGGCCGTAGTTCGTGAGGTCGGCGGAGTTGATGTTCTGCGCGAGCAGTTGGCATTTCTGCTGGTCGCGGCTGCGCGGCCCAACATCGTCTTGCAGATCATCCCGTTCGGTGCCGGCGCTTACGGCTCGATGGCCGGTTCGTGCGTGGTCCTCGACTATCCGTTCGATGAGACGCCAGGTGTCTACGTCGAGTATCCGGCGGGCGGGGCATGGGTGGACAATGAGGACGACGTACAGCGCTTCACCACCATGTTCGACGAGGTCGCCAAGCTGGCGCTATCGCCCGCGAAGTCGACTGACCTGGTCCGCAAACGCATCAAGGCACTGGAGAACCCATGA
- a CDS encoding DUF397 domain-containing protein: MIHDRWRKSSFSGGDNNNCVELNLAPAISAIRDSKNPTGPVLTLTPTAWSALLHTTKHA, encoded by the coding sequence ATGATCCACGACAGGTGGCGTAAGAGCAGCTTCTCGGGCGGAGACAACAACAACTGCGTTGAGTTGAATCTAGCCCCGGCCATCAGCGCCATCCGCGACAGCAAGAACCCGACAGGCCCGGTCCTCACCCTCACCCCCACAGCCTGGTCCGCCTTGCTGCACACCACCAAACACGCCTGA
- a CDS encoding DddA-like double-stranded DNA deaminase toxin: MTGLVEVGGRDYGSIGADHGDIWATEMRERMRALQLPARAVLLAHHVEMKVVAMMVKSGARSGRTIINHAPCGFRTGRRYRLRTVLGGRDPEM, translated from the coding sequence ATGACTGGCCTTGTGGAGGTGGGCGGGCGGGACTACGGGTCGATTGGGGCCGACCACGGGGATATCTGGGCGACCGAGATGCGCGAACGGATGAGGGCACTTCAACTGCCTGCCCGCGCGGTCTTGCTCGCTCACCACGTCGAGATGAAGGTGGTCGCGATGATGGTCAAATCCGGCGCCCGAAGCGGCAGGACCATCATCAACCACGCGCCTTGTGGCTTCCGAACCGGCCGCCGGTATAGGTTGCGAACAGTTCTTGGCGGCCGTGATCCCGAAATGTAG
- a CDS encoding Imm1 family immunity protein, with protein MLIPRVLEMSIQHLNDLPDGIGLVGEVRRLNDAGVEIPWLWGLSAGPEDPMSLDQVTLMFGVHNGDGALQWLTGHHTFVPVDGVNPEWSTHYLGGMYDTPMPPFSTVPVATVYAALNEFLQTGSRPTCVAWKEAASL; from the coding sequence GTGCTGATTCCCCGAGTTCTCGAGATGTCGATACAGCATCTGAATGACCTCCCTGATGGCATCGGTCTGGTTGGAGAGGTACGCCGACTCAACGATGCGGGTGTGGAGATCCCTTGGCTGTGGGGACTTTCCGCGGGTCCGGAGGACCCGATGTCCCTTGACCAGGTTACTCTCATGTTCGGTGTTCACAATGGCGATGGAGCGCTGCAATGGCTGACCGGGCACCACACGTTTGTTCCCGTCGATGGGGTCAATCCGGAGTGGTCGACTCACTATCTCGGCGGGATGTATGACACCCCAATGCCGCCGTTCTCCACAGTTCCAGTCGCCACCGTCTATGCCGCTCTGAATGAATTCCTCCAGACTGGTAGCCGACCAACCTGCGTGGCCTGGAAGGAGGCGGCGTCCCTGTGA
- a CDS encoding Imm1 family immunity protein translates to MPLRRLRGAQDIDAFIADLLEAGWEYTSAAVYAVEDDSTGNPDHEMIVGADKETGLGAVRYSGGEEIPGDDATEWFSVGDRVNPDGVEFAYFGTGHDFPANSEVSLDLVKQAMRELLASGGKRPSGVDWQARG, encoded by the coding sequence GTGCCGCTGCGCCGGCTTCGCGGCGCCCAAGACATTGACGCGTTTATTGCCGACTTGCTCGAAGCTGGCTGGGAGTACACCTCGGCCGCTGTCTACGCCGTCGAGGACGACTCTACCGGAAACCCTGACCACGAGATGATTGTCGGGGCAGACAAAGAAACTGGCCTCGGGGCTGTGCGCTACTCCGGGGGCGAAGAGATCCCCGGTGACGATGCCACCGAGTGGTTTAGCGTCGGTGACCGGGTGAACCCGGACGGAGTGGAGTTCGCCTACTTCGGGACTGGCCACGACTTCCCGGCCAATTCTGAGGTGTCGCTTGATTTGGTGAAGCAAGCCATGCGGGAATTGCTGGCCAGCGGGGGCAAGCGGCCAAGTGGGGTGGACTGGCAGGCGCGGGGGTAA
- a CDS encoding DddA-like double-stranded DNA deaminase toxin encodes MTLARHLLEEAHLYLTQLAATSTHAEMHQAAAGLLDAVTGLAEVEAALSSTRSVMQLFVATLIGDGSKSASLLSRRPRATGESSKPIADVPAASESDKRAAKLLERLPVRGPKERKTSGYWVDDDGAEHGPLVSGHQDGYQEAVELLRALSIAPARGELWAAAHVEVKLAARLRSMTAKNVTLAINNQPCDTGPWSCDQLLPQVLRPGQRVTIYWPSGKQTYRGREA; translated from the coding sequence GTGACGCTGGCCCGACATCTCCTTGAAGAAGCCCACCTCTACCTGACCCAACTTGCCGCGACCAGTACGCACGCTGAGATGCACCAGGCTGCCGCTGGCCTCCTTGACGCTGTTACGGGACTTGCGGAAGTCGAGGCGGCCCTGTCGTCCACTCGATCGGTCATGCAGCTGTTTGTCGCCACGCTCATCGGCGACGGGAGTAAGAGTGCGTCATTGCTCAGCAGGCGGCCACGAGCCACCGGCGAATCATCCAAGCCAATAGCCGATGTCCCCGCAGCTTCCGAATCCGACAAGCGAGCAGCCAAGTTGCTGGAGCGCTTGCCGGTACGCGGCCCCAAGGAGCGCAAGACGTCAGGCTACTGGGTGGACGACGATGGCGCGGAACATGGTCCGCTGGTGAGCGGCCACCAGGACGGATACCAGGAAGCGGTGGAACTCCTGCGTGCACTCAGCATCGCTCCCGCCCGGGGTGAGCTGTGGGCAGCCGCCCATGTCGAAGTGAAGCTCGCGGCGCGACTGCGGTCTATGACAGCCAAGAACGTCACTCTGGCCATTAATAATCAGCCCTGCGACACCGGGCCGTGGTCATGTGACCAACTCTTGCCCCAAGTTCTCAGACCCGGCCAGCGGGTTACGATCTACTGGCCAAGCGGCAAACAAACCTACCGAGGACGAGAGGCATAA
- a CDS encoding DUF4190 domain-containing protein yields MYPHPVAPPRNGLGTAGFVVGLIGMLFAFVPIVGVIAWPMVIVGLILSIVGVVLAGKRQATNRGMAIAGVVVSAIGLVVCVIWAVAFANAVNEAANDGIALAVPSEPPAAGRRTVVFTISSGKAVNVRYGDLGDQRSAVVEPTPGWTQTVTVGGGGHHLSLSADAVGSDDFTSPVTCSIAVDGEKVAEQSSPIAVLCSATVERV; encoded by the coding sequence ATGTATCCCCATCCCGTGGCCCCGCCGCGCAACGGTCTTGGCACCGCCGGGTTCGTCGTCGGTCTGATCGGGATGCTGTTCGCGTTCGTGCCGATCGTCGGCGTGATCGCGTGGCCGATGGTCATCGTTGGGCTCATCCTGTCGATCGTGGGTGTCGTACTCGCGGGCAAGAGACAGGCGACAAATCGAGGCATGGCCATCGCGGGCGTGGTGGTCTCGGCCATCGGTCTGGTCGTCTGCGTGATCTGGGCGGTCGCGTTCGCCAACGCGGTCAACGAGGCCGCGAACGACGGGATCGCCCTCGCCGTTCCGTCCGAGCCGCCCGCGGCGGGACGCCGCACCGTCGTCTTCACCATCTCGTCGGGGAAGGCCGTCAACGTGCGCTACGGCGACCTCGGCGACCAGCGGTCCGCCGTCGTGGAGCCCACACCCGGGTGGACGCAGACCGTCACTGTCGGCGGCGGAGGTCACCACCTGTCTCTCTCCGCGGACGCGGTCGGCTCCGACGACTTCACCAGCCCCGTGACTTGCTCCATCGCCGTCGACGGCGAGAAGGTGGCTGAACAGTCCAGCCCCATCGCCGTGTTGTGTTCCGCCACAGTGGAAAGAGTCTGA